The Pasteurella multocida genome contains a region encoding:
- the secY gene encoding preprotein translocase subunit SecY: MAKQPGYQSRSTQSGTGELKSRLLFVLGALIVFRIGSFIPVPGIDAAVLAQLIEQQKGTIIDMFNMFSGGALSRASIFALGIMPYISASIIIQLLTTVHPALAELKKEGEAGRRKISKYTRYSTLVLATLQAVGISTGLPNMLPGLVPNVGFSFYLAAVISLVTGTMFLMWLGEQITERGIGNGISLIIFAGIVAGLPSAIGQTIEQTRQGQMHLLVLLLIAVIVFAVTYFVVFVERGQRRIKVEYAKRQQGRQILGGHSTHLPLKVNMAGVIPAIFASSIILFPATLAQWLGEGSSLEWLTDLSMLLHPGQPLYLLVYAVAIIFFSFFYTAMQYNPRDTADNLKKSGAFIPGIRPGEQTSRYIDKIMTRLTLIGGLYITFVCLVPYVMTSAWNVQFYFGGTSLLIVVVVIMDFIAQVQSHLMSTKYESALKKANLKGFGQ, translated from the coding sequence ATGGCTAAGCAACCAGGTTATCAAAGTAGAAGTACTCAAAGCGGTACAGGTGAACTTAAAAGCAGATTGTTATTTGTATTAGGCGCACTTATTGTGTTCCGCATTGGTTCTTTCATTCCGGTTCCTGGTATTGATGCGGCCGTGTTAGCTCAATTAATTGAACAACAAAAAGGCACCATCATTGATATGTTTAACATGTTCTCTGGTGGTGCATTGAGTCGTGCGTCAATTTTTGCGTTAGGTATTATGCCATATATCTCGGCATCGATTATCATCCAACTATTGACTACGGTTCATCCTGCACTTGCAGAATTAAAAAAAGAGGGTGAGGCTGGTCGTCGTAAAATCAGCAAATACACGCGTTATTCAACGTTAGTCCTTGCGACATTACAGGCGGTTGGTATTTCAACAGGCTTACCTAATATGCTACCTGGACTTGTCCCTAACGTAGGATTTAGTTTTTATCTTGCTGCAGTTATTAGCTTGGTCACAGGAACAATGTTCTTAATGTGGTTAGGTGAGCAAATAACAGAACGTGGTATTGGTAATGGTATCTCTTTAATTATTTTTGCGGGTATTGTTGCAGGGTTACCATCCGCGATTGGTCAAACGATTGAGCAAACTCGCCAAGGTCAAATGCATCTATTAGTTCTCTTATTGATCGCCGTTATTGTATTTGCTGTAACCTACTTTGTTGTCTTTGTTGAAAGAGGACAAAGAAGAATTAAAGTTGAATATGCTAAGCGTCAGCAAGGTCGTCAGATTCTAGGTGGACACTCAACGCACTTACCATTAAAAGTCAATATGGCAGGCGTTATTCCAGCAATTTTCGCATCAAGTATTATTTTATTCCCTGCGACATTAGCGCAGTGGCTTGGTGAGGGATCGAGCTTAGAATGGTTAACAGATTTATCAATGTTATTGCATCCAGGTCAACCACTCTATTTGCTTGTTTATGCCGTAGCGATCATCTTCTTTAGTTTTTTCTATACCGCAATGCAATATAATCCTCGTGATACAGCGGATAATTTGAAAAAATCTGGTGCATTTATACCAGGAATTAGACCAGGTGAACAAACATCACGTTATATTGACAAAATTATGACTCGCTTAACCTTAATTGGTGGCTTGTATATTACGTTCGTATGTTTGGTTCCTTACGTGATGACATCAGCATGGAATGTACAGTTCTACTTTGGTGGAACCTCTCTTCTGATTGTTGTCGTAGTAATTATGGATTTCATCGCTCAGGTTCAAAGTCATTTGATGTCGACGAAATATGAATCTGCGCTGAAGAAAGCAAACCTTAAAGGTTTCGGACAGTAA
- the rpsM gene encoding 30S ribosomal protein S13 gives MARIAGINIPDHKHTVIALTAIYGIGKTRAQAICAATGIAEDVKISELSEEQIDKLRDEVGKFTVEGDLRREVTLNIKRLLDLGCYRGLRHRRGLPVRGQRTKTNARTRKGPRKPIKK, from the coding sequence GTGGCCCGTATTGCAGGCATTAACATTCCTGATCATAAACACACTGTAATCGCTTTAACTGCAATTTATGGTATCGGTAAGACTCGCGCACAAGCGATTTGTGCTGCAACAGGGATTGCCGAAGATGTTAAGATCAGCGAATTGTCTGAAGAGCAGATTGATAAACTGCGTGACGAAGTTGGTAAATTTACCGTTGAAGGTGACTTACGTCGTGAAGTAACACTAAACATCAAACGTCTATTAGACTTAGGTTGTTATCGTGGTTTACGTCATCGTCGTGGTTTACCGGTACGTGGTCAACGTACTAAAACTAATGCGCGTACCCGTAAGGGTCCTCGTAAGCCGATCAAGAAATAA
- the rpmD gene encoding 50S ribosomal protein L30, producing MAKTIKVTQVRSSIARLPKHKATLRGLGLRHMHHTVELIDTPAVRGMINQVSYMVKVEE from the coding sequence ATGGCTAAAACTATTAAAGTAACTCAAGTTCGTAGTTCTATTGCTCGTTTACCGAAGCATAAGGCTACATTGCGTGGTCTTGGTCTTCGCCATATGCATCATACTGTTGAGTTAATCGATACTCCAGCAGTACGTGGTATGATTAACCAAGTTTCATACATGGTTAAAGTGGAGGAGTAA
- the rplO gene encoding 50S ribosomal protein L15: MRLNTLSPAEGAKHSAKRLGRGIGSGLGKTGGRGHKGQKSRTGGGVRRGFEGGQMPLYRRLPKFGFTSMKAAVTAEVRLNDLAKVEGGVVTLESLKAANVITKDIQFVKIILAGEVKGAVVVRGLRVTKGAKAAIEAAGGSVEE, translated from the coding sequence ATGCGTTTAAATACTCTATCACCAGCTGAAGGCGCTAAGCATAGTGCTAAACGTTTAGGTCGCGGTATTGGTTCTGGTTTAGGTAAAACAGGTGGTCGTGGTCACAAAGGTCAAAAATCTCGTACTGGCGGCGGTGTTCGTCGTGGTTTCGAGGGTGGTCAGATGCCTTTATATCGTCGTTTACCAAAATTTGGTTTTACTTCAATGAAAGCTGCAGTAACTGCAGAAGTTCGTTTGAATGATTTAGCCAAAGTAGAAGGTGGCGTAGTAACTTTAGAATCATTAAAAGCAGCGAATGTCATCACCAAAGATATTCAATTTGTTAAAATCATTTTAGCAGGTGAAGTGAAAGGTGCAGTGGTTGTTCGTGGTTTACGCGTAACTAAAGGTGCGAAAGCAGCAATTGAAGCTGCTGGCGGTTCAGTTGAGGAATAA
- the rpmJ gene encoding 50S ribosomal protein L36 produces MKVRASVKKLCRNCKIVKREGVVRVLCSDPKHKQRQG; encoded by the coding sequence ATGAAAGTTCGTGCTTCCGTGAAGAAATTATGTCGTAACTGTAAAATTGTTAAACGTGAAGGTGTCGTTCGTGTACTTTGTAGCGACCCTAAACATAAACAACGTCAAGGTTAG